One Phocoena sinus isolate mPhoSin1 chromosome 13, mPhoSin1.pri, whole genome shotgun sequence DNA segment encodes these proteins:
- the BCL2L11 gene encoding bcl-2-like protein 11 isoform X2: protein MAKQPSDVSSECDREGGQLQPAERPPQLRPGAPISLQTERQGNPEGEGDRCPQGSPQGPLAPPASPGPFATRSPLFIFVRRSSLLSRSSSGYFSFDTDRSPAPMSCDKSTQTPSPPCQAFNHYLSAMAPVVMCWELKQPLALGRESILSPRMNRSDVSARVRHGPAAPRMVLVIRTAARPGVERWQ, encoded by the exons atggCAAAGCAACCTTCCGATGTAAGTTCTGAGTGTGACAGAGAAGGTGGACAATTGCAGCCTGCCGAAAGGCCTCCTCAGCTCAGGCCTGGGGCCCCCATCTCTCTACAGACAGAGCGGCAAGGTAATCCCGAAGGAGAAGGGGACCGCTGCCCCCAAGGCAGCCCACAGGGCCCACTGGCCCCACCGGCCAGTCCCGGCCCTTTCGCTACCAGATCCCCGCTTTTCATCTTCGTGAGAAGATCTTCCCTGCTGTCTCGATCCTCCAGTGGGTATTTCTCTTTTGACACAGACAGGAGCCCGGCACCCATGAGTTGTGACAAATCAACACAAACCCCAAGTCCTCCTTGCCAGGCCTTCAACCATTATCTCAGTGCGATGG CTCCAGTAGTGATGTGCTGGGAACTCAAACAGCCGCTGGCCCTGGGACGTGAGAGCATCCTGTCCCCAAGGATGAATCGCAGTGATGTGAGCGCACGTGTAAGACACGGTCCCGCCGCCCCCAGGATGGTTCTCGTCATCCGCACAGCAGCCCGGCCGGGTGTGGAAAGATGGCAGTGA
- the BCL2L11 gene encoding bcl-2-like protein 11 isoform X8, producing the protein MAKQPSDVSSECDREGGQLQPAERPPQLRPGAPISLQTERQDRSPAPMSCDKSTQTPSPPCQAFNHYLSAMGIGMNAFFW; encoded by the exons atggCAAAGCAACCTTCCGATGTAAGTTCTGAGTGTGACAGAGAAGGTGGACAATTGCAGCCTGCCGAAAGGCCTCCTCAGCTCAGGCCTGGGGCCCCCATCTCTCTACAGACAGAGCGGCAAG ACAGGAGCCCGGCACCCATGAGTTGTGACAAATCAACACAAACCCCAAGTCCTCCTTGCCAGGCCTTCAACCATTATCTCAGTGCGATGG ggaTAGGCATGAATGCTTTTTTTTGGTGA
- the BCL2L11 gene encoding bcl-2-like protein 11 isoform X6, with product MAKQPSDVSSECDREGGQLQPAERPPQLRPGAPISLQTERQGNPEGEGDRCPQGSPQGPLAPPASPGPFATRSPLFIFVRRSSLLSRSSSGYFSFDTDRSPAPMSCDKSTQTPSPPCQAFNHYLSAMGLSE from the coding sequence atggCAAAGCAACCTTCCGATGTAAGTTCTGAGTGTGACAGAGAAGGTGGACAATTGCAGCCTGCCGAAAGGCCTCCTCAGCTCAGGCCTGGGGCCCCCATCTCTCTACAGACAGAGCGGCAAGGTAATCCCGAAGGAGAAGGGGACCGCTGCCCCCAAGGCAGCCCACAGGGCCCACTGGCCCCACCGGCCAGTCCCGGCCCTTTCGCTACCAGATCCCCGCTTTTCATCTTCGTGAGAAGATCTTCCCTGCTGTCTCGATCCTCCAGTGGGTATTTCTCTTTTGACACAGACAGGAGCCCGGCACCCATGAGTTGTGACAAATCAACACAAACCCCAAGTCCTCCTTGCCAGGCCTTCAACCATTATCTCAGTGCGATGG
- the BCL2L11 gene encoding bcl-2-like protein 11 isoform X5 produces MAKQPSDVSSECDREGGQLQPAERPPQLRPGAPISLQTERQGNPEGEGDRCPQGSPQGPLAPPASPGPFATRSPLFIFVRRSSLLSRSSSGYFSFDTDRSPAPMSCDKSTQTPSPPCQAFNHYLSAMAGHLSLR; encoded by the exons atggCAAAGCAACCTTCCGATGTAAGTTCTGAGTGTGACAGAGAAGGTGGACAATTGCAGCCTGCCGAAAGGCCTCCTCAGCTCAGGCCTGGGGCCCCCATCTCTCTACAGACAGAGCGGCAAGGTAATCCCGAAGGAGAAGGGGACCGCTGCCCCCAAGGCAGCCCACAGGGCCCACTGGCCCCACCGGCCAGTCCCGGCCCTTTCGCTACCAGATCCCCGCTTTTCATCTTCGTGAGAAGATCTTCCCTGCTGTCTCGATCCTCCAGTGGGTATTTCTCTTTTGACACAGACAGGAGCCCGGCACCCATGAGTTGTGACAAATCAACACAAACCCCAAGTCCTCCTTGCCAGGCCTTCAACCATTATCTCAGTGCGATGG CAGGGCATTTGTCTCTAAGATGA
- the BCL2L11 gene encoding bcl-2-like protein 11 isoform X4 has protein sequence MAKQPSDVSSECDREGGQLQPAERPPQLRPGAPISLQTERQGNPEGEGDRCPQGSPQGPLAPPASPGPFATRSPLFIFVRRSSLLSRSSSGYFSFDTDRSPAPMSCDKSTQTPSPPCQAFNHYLSAMGIGMNAFFW, from the exons atggCAAAGCAACCTTCCGATGTAAGTTCTGAGTGTGACAGAGAAGGTGGACAATTGCAGCCTGCCGAAAGGCCTCCTCAGCTCAGGCCTGGGGCCCCCATCTCTCTACAGACAGAGCGGCAAGGTAATCCCGAAGGAGAAGGGGACCGCTGCCCCCAAGGCAGCCCACAGGGCCCACTGGCCCCACCGGCCAGTCCCGGCCCTTTCGCTACCAGATCCCCGCTTTTCATCTTCGTGAGAAGATCTTCCCTGCTGTCTCGATCCTCCAGTGGGTATTTCTCTTTTGACACAGACAGGAGCCCGGCACCCATGAGTTGTGACAAATCAACACAAACCCCAAGTCCTCCTTGCCAGGCCTTCAACCATTATCTCAGTGCGATGG ggaTAGGCATGAATGCTTTTTTTTGGTGA